In Liquorilactobacillus nagelii DSM 13675, the following proteins share a genomic window:
- a CDS encoding VTT domain-containing protein, translating to MISQFWFFFSHIYLYLNPLIEVLGNWIYIALFVLIFMETGLVVFAFLPGESLIFFASTIAAITGSSLDIRVLVPVFFFAALIGDTVNYEIGRNLHRLKIFHPILDNPRFQKARAFFEKHGGKTVMFGRFVPLIRTFIPLISGSAGMDYKRFSIYNFLGVLIWVVLGSSLGYFFGQLSFVQEHFPVIFIAVVVLGVVPGACMAVYRLLRRQPS from the coding sequence TTGATTAGTCAATTTTGGTTTTTCTTTTCACATATTTATCTCTACCTCAATCCGCTGATCGAGGTGCTGGGCAATTGGATCTACATTGCCTTGTTTGTCTTAATCTTCATGGAAACCGGCTTAGTCGTATTTGCTTTTTTACCAGGCGAGTCCTTGATCTTTTTTGCTAGCACAATTGCTGCAATTACCGGTTCTTCACTTGATATCCGTGTACTAGTTCCGGTTTTCTTTTTTGCCGCTTTGATTGGTGATACCGTTAACTATGAAATCGGGCGAAACCTCCATCGTTTAAAAATCTTCCATCCAATCCTGGATAACCCGCGTTTTCAAAAAGCCCGCGCATTTTTTGAAAAACATGGTGGTAAGACCGTCATGTTTGGTCGATTTGTTCCATTAATCAGAACCTTTATCCCCTTAATTTCTGGGAGTGCCGGAATGGATTATAAACGTTTCAGTATTTACAATTTTCTTGGTGTATTGATTTGGGTTGTCTTAGGTTCATCATTGGGATATTTCTTTGGACAATTATCCTTTGTTCAAGAACACTTCCCGGTAATCTTTATCGCTGTTGTTGTGCTCGGTGTTGTTCCGGGGGCCTGTATGGCGGTTTATCGTTTATTACGACGACAGCCATCTTAA
- the guaA gene encoding glutamine-hydrolyzing GMP synthase, with the protein MEMQDFDKIIVLDFGSQYNQLITRRIREFGIYSELLSHKLSAAEIKAMKPKGIIFSGGPNSVYDQGAFQVDPAIFKLGIPILGICYGMQLMAHELAGGKVENAANKEYGKAVIQVKDSQAKLFRDLPEQQTVWMSHGDLVTQVPTGFKVLATSENCPISAMADDQRKFYGIQFHAEVRNTEYGNDVLRHFAFDICQARDNWSMDDFIELQIEKIRETVGDKKVLLGLSGGVDSSVVGVLLHKAIGKQLTSIFVDHGLLRKGEVEQVMDSLKGKFGLNIIQVDARERFMKKLTGVADPEKKRKIIGNEFIRVFDDEAAKLDGIDFLAQGTLYTDVIESGTDTAQKIKSHHNVGGLPEDVQFQLIEPLRTLFKDEVRELGERLGMPSALVWRQPFPGPGLGIRVIGEITEEKLQIVRDSDYILRDEIAKHGLEREIWQYFTVLPGIRSVGVMGDGRTYDYTVGIRAVTSIDGMTADFAQIPWDVLQEISVRIVDEVAHVNRVVYDITSKPPATIEWE; encoded by the coding sequence ATGGAAATGCAGGACTTTGACAAAATCATTGTGCTGGATTTTGGCAGCCAGTATAATCAATTAATTACCCGACGAATTCGCGAATTTGGAATTTATTCGGAATTATTGTCACATAAATTGAGTGCTGCGGAAATCAAAGCGATGAAACCAAAGGGAATTATTTTTTCTGGCGGTCCCAACAGTGTTTATGATCAAGGAGCCTTCCAAGTTGATCCAGCGATTTTTAAATTAGGAATTCCAATTTTGGGAATTTGTTATGGGATGCAGTTGATGGCGCATGAATTAGCTGGTGGTAAAGTTGAAAATGCAGCTAATAAAGAATATGGCAAGGCTGTAATTCAAGTTAAGGATTCCCAAGCAAAATTGTTCCGTGATTTGCCAGAGCAACAAACCGTTTGGATGAGCCATGGCGACTTGGTAACCCAAGTTCCAACAGGCTTTAAAGTCTTAGCAACCAGTGAAAATTGCCCGATTTCGGCAATGGCTGATGACCAACGTAAATTTTACGGCATTCAGTTCCATGCAGAAGTTCGCAACACTGAGTATGGTAATGATGTTTTACGTCATTTTGCTTTTGATATTTGTCAAGCACGTGATAATTGGTCAATGGATGATTTCATTGAATTACAGATTGAAAAAATTCGCGAAACAGTTGGCGATAAGAAGGTCTTATTAGGCTTATCTGGTGGTGTTGACTCGTCAGTTGTCGGAGTTTTGTTGCATAAAGCAATTGGAAAGCAGTTGACCAGTATCTTTGTTGACCACGGCCTACTGCGCAAGGGTGAAGTTGAACAGGTAATGGACAGCTTAAAAGGCAAATTCGGTTTGAATATTATTCAAGTTGATGCGCGTGAACGTTTCATGAAGAAATTAACCGGAGTAGCTGATCCCGAAAAGAAACGTAAGATCATCGGCAATGAGTTTATTCGGGTCTTTGATGACGAAGCAGCTAAACTAGATGGGATTGACTTTTTAGCTCAAGGAACTCTCTATACTGATGTCATCGAGTCAGGAACTGATACTGCTCAAAAAATTAAATCACATCATAATGTTGGTGGCTTGCCAGAAGATGTTCAGTTCCAGTTAATTGAACCATTACGAACCTTATTTAAAGATGAAGTTCGCGAATTAGGTGAGCGCTTAGGGATGCCATCAGCTTTAGTTTGGCGTCAGCCATTCCCTGGACCTGGTTTAGGAATCCGTGTTATCGGTGAAATTACTGAAGAAAAGCTGCAAATTGTCCGCGATAGTGATTATATCCTGCGTGACGAAATTGCTAAACACGGTTTAGAACGCGAAATCTGGCAGTATTTCACAGTTTTGCCAGGAATTCGGAGTGTCGGTGTGATGGGTGATGGTCGAACCTATGATTATACTGTTGGAATTCGAGCGGTTACATCAATTGATGGGATGACAGCTGATTTTGCCCAGATTCCATGGGATGTTCTGCAAGAAATCTCTGTCCGAATTGTTGATGAAGTAGCTCATGTTAATCGAGTAGTGTATGATATAACTTCCAAACCGCCGGCAACGATTGAATGGGAATAG
- a CDS encoding cation:proton antiporter family protein translates to MSLSLIIVALAAFATPLLLAKLNISTLPTAVAEITVGIILGKSLLHVVQANTTITFLADLGVILLLFLSGMEIDFSLFQNKQPQTPLDKKKAESSTQYSPLKLAIITYAVIILTSAIIAAFFSFSGLYSNFWLATILFATIALGVVIAALKEKELLNSRFGQTILLIAVLGEVVPMLALTAFASIYDGHASQLWLIGILFVVAAILFKRFRAFFDFFQRINKATTQLDIRLAFFFIFLLAFLAERVGAENILGAFIAGIVIKLLEPEESTREKLDAIGYGFLIPIFFIMTGVNLDIPSLLKNPTVLILIPLFFVGFLLAKSLAFFVLKRYFQIKNALAGSLLSATTITLVLAALQVAREVQAINSEQAGEFLIAAILTCLLGPLCFNHLFIAEPEDTQKIKVNFIGANILTISAAQQLDQWYDIQLYTDRQDNYQTYNSEAAVKLLPDLKAERLIKEQAFDTDILVLGYRNYQLNYQLALAAKKYGVKRVITRFENRDIMSDLGKKMSAAEIEYFNSADVNVSVLRSLIETPSTLKILTANESRIFEVVVRNRLFARKQIKDLSFANQVTISRIFRNGTSIAPHGNTRLELNDHIVFMGKSADVPQIRRTIEKMNE, encoded by the coding sequence ATGAGTCTTTCACTAATTATTGTCGCCTTAGCAGCTTTTGCTACTCCCTTGCTGCTGGCTAAATTAAATATTTCAACTTTACCAACGGCAGTCGCTGAAATTACTGTTGGAATTATCCTTGGTAAAAGTTTATTGCATGTTGTGCAAGCTAATACAACGATTACTTTTCTAGCCGACTTAGGTGTCATCTTACTGCTTTTTCTCAGTGGAATGGAAATCGATTTTAGCCTTTTTCAAAACAAGCAACCACAGACGCCACTTGATAAGAAAAAAGCTGAAAGTTCAACTCAGTACTCACCCTTAAAATTAGCCATCATAACCTATGCAGTAATTATTTTAACTTCAGCTATAATTGCCGCTTTCTTTAGTTTCAGTGGACTGTACAGTAATTTCTGGTTAGCAACCATTCTCTTTGCAACAATTGCTTTGGGAGTTGTTATTGCCGCTTTAAAGGAGAAAGAATTACTTAATAGCCGCTTTGGGCAGACCATTCTGCTGATTGCCGTTTTAGGTGAAGTTGTGCCAATGCTAGCCTTAACAGCTTTCGCTTCAATTTACGATGGGCATGCTAGTCAGCTTTGGCTAATTGGTATCTTATTCGTTGTCGCTGCTATTCTCTTTAAAAGATTTCGAGCTTTTTTTGATTTTTTCCAACGAATCAATAAAGCAACTACTCAGTTAGATATCCGTTTAGCCTTTTTTTTCATCTTTTTGTTAGCCTTTTTAGCTGAACGAGTTGGAGCCGAAAATATTTTAGGCGCTTTTATCGCTGGAATTGTTATCAAACTCTTAGAACCAGAAGAATCAACCCGCGAAAAACTGGATGCGATTGGCTATGGCTTCTTAATCCCGATCTTTTTCATTATGACTGGTGTAAACTTAGATATTCCGTCATTGCTTAAGAATCCAACTGTTTTAATTTTAATTCCATTATTCTTTGTCGGTTTTCTACTAGCTAAAAGTCTTGCTTTCTTTGTTTTGAAACGCTACTTTCAAATTAAAAATGCGCTTGCTGGCAGCTTGTTATCAGCGACAACCATTACCTTAGTCTTGGCTGCTTTGCAAGTTGCTCGTGAAGTTCAGGCAATTAACAGCGAACAAGCCGGAGAGTTCTTAATCGCTGCTATTCTAACCTGCCTACTGGGGCCATTATGTTTTAATCATTTATTTATCGCTGAACCAGAAGATACTCAAAAAATTAAAGTTAATTTCATTGGCGCTAATATTTTGACAATTTCAGCGGCCCAACAGCTTGATCAGTGGTATGATATTCAATTGTATACTGACCGGCAAGATAATTATCAAACCTACAATTCAGAAGCTGCAGTTAAATTGTTACCGGACCTGAAAGCTGAGCGTTTAATCAAAGAACAAGCTTTTGATACCGATATTTTAGTGCTTGGTTATCGTAATTATCAGTTAAACTATCAACTCGCACTGGCTGCTAAAAAATATGGCGTCAAACGCGTAATTACCCGGTTTGAAAACCGTGATATTATGAGTGACCTAGGCAAAAAAATGTCTGCTGCTGAAATTGAATATTTCAATTCTGCTGATGTTAACGTCAGTGTCTTACGATCATTAATTGAAACACCATCGACTTTGAAAATCCTAACGGCCAATGAATCCCGAATTTTCGAAGTAGTTGTTCGTAATCGACTCTTTGCCCGTAAACAAATTAAAGATCTTTCGTTTGCTAATCAAGTGACTATCAGCCGAATTTTCCGTAATGGGACTTCAATTGCGCCTCATGGCAATACTCGTTTAGAACTTAATGACCATATTGTTTTCATGGGTAAGTCTGCTGATGTTCCGCAAATTCGCCGAACAATTGAAAAAATGAATGAATAA
- the coaA gene encoding type I pantothenate kinase codes for MDNLMNFYKIPRDEWKNFYRKHIVPLSDSELKQIRSVNDRISLTDVQEIYTPLVHLLGIHLHSRQQLLDQQAEFLGVKPHRVPFILGIAGSVAVGKSTIARLLQLMLQDIYPTKRVQLITTDGFIYPNQELKRRHLLERKGFPESYDMQRLLLFTNDVKNGLPVKAPVYSHKTYDVVEDQYELVDDPDILIVEGINVLQLPSNQQLYVSDFFDFSIYVDAQEKLVKQWYLQRFEMLLDTAFQDPTNYYYPYAIGNRQDALKMAQEVWQHVNRPNLHSYILPTRSRADLILRKTTDHLVNELFLRKY; via the coding sequence ATGGATAACCTGATGAATTTTTACAAGATTCCACGAGATGAATGGAAGAATTTTTATCGTAAACATATTGTTCCGCTGAGTGATAGTGAATTAAAACAAATTCGCTCGGTTAATGACCGTATTTCACTGACTGATGTACAAGAAATTTATACCCCATTAGTTCACTTGTTGGGCATTCACTTGCATTCAAGACAGCAATTATTGGACCAGCAGGCTGAATTTTTGGGTGTTAAGCCGCATCGAGTACCGTTTATCTTAGGAATTGCTGGCAGCGTTGCAGTTGGCAAAAGTACAATTGCTCGTTTGCTGCAATTGATGCTGCAAGACATTTATCCAACAAAACGGGTGCAACTAATTACGACCGATGGTTTTATCTATCCTAATCAAGAATTAAAACGGCGCCACTTATTGGAGCGAAAGGGCTTCCCAGAAAGCTATGACATGCAGCGCTTATTGCTGTTTACGAATGATGTAAAAAACGGTTTACCCGTTAAGGCACCAGTTTATTCCCATAAAACTTATGATGTTGTGGAAGACCAATATGAGTTAGTCGACGATCCTGATATTTTAATTGTCGAGGGAATTAACGTTTTACAGTTGCCGAGTAATCAACAGCTGTATGTGAGTGATTTTTTTGATTTTTCAATTTATGTCGATGCTCAAGAAAAGCTGGTTAAGCAGTGGTACTTGCAGCGCTTTGAAATGTTGTTGGATACGGCTTTTCAAGATCCAACTAATTACTATTATCCGTATGCTATTGGTAACCGACAAGATGCTTTGAAAATGGCCCAGGAGGTTTGGCAGCACGTGAATCGTCCTAATTTGCATAGCTATATTTTGCCAACACGCAGTCGAGCAGATTTAATCTTGCGCAAAACGACAGATCATTTAGTAAACGAACTATTTTTACGAAAATATTGA
- a CDS encoding ABC transporter ATP-binding protein, with protein MAENQKKLLEVKHLKQYFNVGKPNEVRAVDDISFDIYEGETFGLVGESGSGKTTTGRSIIHLYHPTDGKIIFDGEDISQLKSRKDFLKFRRQMQMIFQDPYASLNPRMKIKDIVAEGIDIHHLAKNDKERSEIVENLLETVGLNKDHSSRYPHEFSGGQRQRIGIARALAVKPKFIIADEPISALDVSIQAQVVNLLKDLQKQQGLTYLFIAHDLSMVKYISDRIGVMHYGKLLEVGPADDVYEHPLHDYTASLISAVPVPDPEFERKRRQIVYDASEEKDDPEHPKKMHEIVPGRFVRCSEDEISKYRARAQKSFN; from the coding sequence ATGGCAGAAAATCAAAAGAAACTTTTAGAAGTCAAGCATTTAAAACAATATTTTAATGTGGGTAAGCCCAATGAGGTGCGCGCAGTTGATGACATTAGCTTTGATATTTATGAGGGCGAGACTTTTGGCTTGGTAGGTGAGTCTGGTTCAGGAAAGACCACTACTGGTCGGAGTATTATCCATTTGTATCATCCAACTGATGGGAAGATCATTTTTGACGGGGAAGATATCAGCCAGTTAAAATCACGGAAAGACTTTTTGAAATTTCGTCGCCAAATGCAGATGATTTTTCAAGATCCGTATGCATCACTTAATCCCCGCATGAAAATTAAAGATATTGTAGCTGAAGGAATTGATATTCATCATTTAGCTAAGAATGATAAAGAACGTAGTGAAATTGTTGAAAATTTATTGGAGACCGTTGGCTTGAACAAAGATCATTCCAGTCGCTACCCGCATGAATTTTCTGGTGGTCAGCGGCAACGAATCGGAATTGCTCGGGCGCTTGCTGTTAAACCAAAATTTATTATTGCTGATGAACCAATTTCGGCATTGGACGTTTCAATTCAAGCCCAAGTAGTCAATTTGTTGAAAGATTTACAAAAGCAGCAAGGCTTAACGTATTTGTTTATTGCGCATGATCTTTCAATGGTTAAGTACATTTCTGATCGGATCGGTGTGATGCATTATGGTAAGTTATTGGAAGTTGGACCGGCAGATGATGTTTACGAACATCCATTGCACGATTACACAGCCAGCTTGATTTCAGCAGTACCGGTTCCTGATCCAGAGTTTGAACGCAAGCGTCGCCAGATTGTTTATGATGCCAGTGAAGAAAAAGATGATCCAGAACATCCAAAGAAAATGCATGAGATTGTTCCGGGGAGATTTGTTCGTTGTTCAGAAGATGAAATTTCGAAGTATCGCGCTCGTGCTCAAAAGAGCTTTAACTAA
- the helD gene encoding RNA polymerase recycling motor HelD has product MAAEIKQQEQQYMNQVVTKIKIAEKENQQKIDQVKHDAQQLQQDFPHNLRLKTETYTGMMETAMTVRQQQQLLTERENDWQHAERRLDILAKMEKKPYFARIDFQESTAAKVETIYIGLGSFADRPDNFLIYDWRAPISSIYYEGHLGDVSYQTPGGTQTVNVTLKRQFLVANGKILTVFDTDETVGDQMLLEALGENADTKMKSIVTTIQQEQNKIIRDTKAKLLFVQGAAGSGKTSAVLQRAAFLMYRFRGSLTSSQLVLFSPNQLFNDYIAQVLPDLGEQRMVQLTYYQYAQHRLPRFQIETLQQRFERKVTPTEATVTRLKSSLIFHQATLDYAAYLEKQGMAFRDIMSGKQIIFSKAQIAQIYYSFNENYHLRNRLDATKERLLKRLMRKINRAAASDEVQKQLQDASAEQLSALYGDHPRNFQNADQELKFLGKQLVIKSFRQVQRQIKRNHFINITAQYYRFLKNLPKILELEKVGLTLTDWQAAVADYKARTKHGQLLLEDATPYLQLYDLITGKRGDTEIKQVFIDEIQDYTPYQLAFIQQNFPRARFTLLGDLNQAIFTKKASYTLLNELNKLFPADQTKVVQLTKSYRSTKQITEFSRQLLLDGAAIQPFDRNGDLPTIYTATSQTLLLKQAVKQLQVNQQADLTTAIICRTLNQCQQLTQQLQQAGQSVTLIKTENQRLAAGTIIVPAFLAKGLEFDAVIFWNANAQEYAKDDQRQLVYTICSRAMHRLTIMAKGELSPLFARVDADTYRLTLLD; this is encoded by the coding sequence ATGGCAGCAGAGATTAAACAACAAGAACAACAGTACATGAATCAAGTTGTGACTAAAATAAAAATTGCAGAAAAAGAAAATCAGCAAAAAATTGACCAAGTTAAACATGATGCCCAACAATTACAGCAGGATTTTCCACATAACTTGCGGTTAAAGACGGAAACCTATACCGGTATGATGGAAACAGCGATGACTGTTCGGCAACAACAACAATTGCTGACGGAACGTGAAAATGATTGGCAGCATGCTGAACGCCGCTTAGACATTTTGGCCAAAATGGAAAAAAAACCTTACTTTGCCCGAATCGATTTTCAAGAATCAACTGCTGCTAAAGTAGAAACAATTTATATTGGTTTGGGTTCTTTTGCTGATCGTCCCGATAATTTCTTAATCTATGATTGGCGTGCGCCAATTTCTAGTATTTATTATGAAGGGCATCTGGGAGATGTCAGCTATCAAACTCCCGGCGGAACTCAGACGGTTAATGTGACGTTGAAACGGCAATTTTTAGTTGCTAATGGCAAAATTCTAACAGTTTTTGATACTGATGAAACTGTTGGCGATCAAATGCTGTTAGAAGCACTGGGTGAAAACGCGGATACGAAAATGAAAAGTATCGTAACCACTATTCAACAAGAACAAAACAAAATTATTCGAGATACGAAAGCCAAGTTGCTGTTTGTGCAAGGTGCAGCTGGTTCTGGGAAAACGTCTGCTGTTTTGCAGCGGGCAGCCTTTTTAATGTATCGTTTTCGCGGTAGCTTGACATCTAGTCAATTGGTTTTATTCTCACCAAATCAATTATTTAATGATTATATTGCTCAAGTCTTACCAGATTTGGGAGAACAAAGAATGGTGCAGTTGACATACTATCAGTATGCACAGCATCGATTACCAAGATTTCAAATTGAAACATTACAACAAAGATTTGAACGGAAAGTTACTCCAACAGAAGCAACTGTTACGCGATTAAAAAGTAGTTTGATATTTCATCAAGCCACATTAGATTATGCTGCTTATTTGGAAAAACAAGGAATGGCTTTTCGCGATATTATGTCTGGCAAGCAAATTATTTTTAGCAAAGCTCAAATTGCCCAAATTTATTACAGTTTTAATGAAAATTATCATTTACGTAATCGATTAGATGCCACCAAAGAACGCCTATTAAAACGTTTAATGCGTAAAATCAATCGTGCCGCAGCTTCTGATGAGGTTCAAAAACAACTCCAAGATGCTTCAGCTGAACAATTGTCAGCTTTGTACGGCGATCATCCACGTAATTTTCAAAATGCTGATCAAGAATTGAAGTTTTTAGGCAAACAATTAGTAATTAAATCTTTCCGTCAAGTTCAAAGACAGATTAAGCGGAATCATTTCATTAATATTACTGCCCAATATTATCGATTCTTAAAGAACTTGCCCAAGATTTTGGAACTAGAAAAAGTTGGTTTAACTTTAACTGACTGGCAAGCAGCGGTAGCGGATTATAAAGCACGGACTAAGCACGGACAATTACTATTGGAAGATGCAACACCATATCTTCAGTTATATGACTTGATCACGGGTAAACGCGGTGATACAGAAATTAAGCAGGTCTTTATTGATGAAATTCAAGACTATACACCCTATCAATTGGCCTTTATTCAACAAAATTTTCCCCGGGCACGCTTTACCTTACTAGGTGATTTGAATCAAGCAATTTTTACTAAAAAAGCCAGCTATACTTTGCTGAATGAATTGAACAAATTATTCCCAGCTGACCAAACAAAAGTTGTTCAATTAACCAAATCGTATCGTTCAACCAAGCAAATTACGGAGTTTTCTCGGCAGCTGTTATTGGACGGAGCAGCAATTCAACCATTTGACCGTAACGGTGATTTGCCGACGATTTACACAGCTACAAGTCAGACACTATTGTTGAAGCAAGCAGTTAAACAATTGCAAGTCAATCAACAGGCGGATTTAACTACAGCAATAATTTGTCGCACGTTGAATCAGTGTCAGCAGTTAACTCAGCAACTACAACAAGCTGGACAGTCAGTTACTTTAATTAAAACTGAGAATCAGCGTTTAGCAGCAGGAACAATTATTGTACCGGCCTTCTTGGCAAAGGGTCTGGAGTTTGATGCGGTAATTTTCTGGAATGCTAATGCCCAAGAATATGCTAAAGATGATCAGCGACAGTTGGTTTATACGATTTGTTCGCGAGCAATGCATCGATTGACAATTATGGCTAAGGGCGAGTTGTCGCCTTTGTTTGCTCGGGTAGATGCTGACACATATCGCTTGACTTTGCTTGATTGA
- a CDS encoding ABC transporter ATP-binding protein, with amino-acid sequence MTERILDVKNLRINFHTYAGEVKAIRDVSFHLDKGETLAIVGESGSGKSVTTKSIMGLLANNAKVVSGSIMYHDQDLLKNSEKQMQNIRGKDIAMIFQDPMTSLDPTMKIGQQIAEPLIKHKHLEKKKAWQQALEIMKLVGITDAEQRINNYPHQFSGGQRQRIVIAIALVCYPEVLIADEPTTALDVTIQAQILDLMKDLQTKIETSIIFITHDLGVVAGMADRVAVMYAGEIIEYGTVDEIFYNPQHPYTWGLLNSMPTLSSTKLEAIPGTPPDLLDPPKGDPFAARNPFAMKIDAEQKPPFFKVSETHYAATWLLHPDAPKVTPPDEILRRWQLYREMNNQTQEH; translated from the coding sequence ATGACTGAAAGAATTTTAGACGTTAAAAACTTACGAATTAACTTTCATACCTACGCTGGCGAAGTCAAAGCAATCCGTGATGTCAGTTTTCACTTGGATAAGGGGGAAACTCTGGCAATTGTGGGTGAATCTGGCTCAGGTAAGTCAGTTACCACCAAAAGTATTATGGGCTTATTAGCTAACAATGCTAAGGTTGTCAGCGGGTCAATTATGTATCATGACCAAGACTTATTGAAGAATAGTGAAAAACAGATGCAAAATATTCGTGGTAAGGATATTGCGATGATTTTTCAGGATCCAATGACTTCATTAGATCCAACAATGAAAATTGGTCAGCAGATTGCTGAACCATTAATCAAGCATAAACATCTGGAGAAGAAAAAGGCTTGGCAGCAAGCTTTGGAAATTATGAAACTGGTCGGGATTACGGATGCTGAACAGCGGATTAATAATTATCCGCATCAATTTTCTGGTGGTCAGCGGCAACGGATTGTAATAGCAATTGCGTTAGTTTGTTATCCAGAAGTTTTAATTGCTGATGAACCGACAACCGCTTTGGATGTAACAATTCAAGCTCAGATCTTGGATTTGATGAAGGATCTGCAGACAAAAATTGAAACTTCAATTATTTTTATTACCCATGACTTAGGGGTTGTGGCTGGCATGGCTGATCGAGTAGCTGTTATGTATGCTGGTGAAATTATCGAATACGGTACAGTTGATGAAATTTTCTATAATCCACAGCATCCATATACTTGGGGCTTATTGAATTCAATGCCGACTCTTTCAAGTACCAAATTAGAAGCCATTCCTGGAACACCACCCGACTTGTTAGATCCGCCAAAGGGTGATCCTTTTGCGGCTCGAAATCCATTTGCAATGAAGATTGATGCGGAACAAAAGCCGCCGTTTTTTAAAGTTTCAGAAACGCATTATGCCGCTACTTGGTTATTACATCCTGATGCACCTAAAGTGACACCACCGGATGAGATATTGCGGCGCTGGCAGCTTTATCGTGAAATGAATAATCAAACGCAGGAGCACTAA
- a CDS encoding histidine phosphatase family protein: MSFTVYFVRHGQTMFNYFQRMQGWSDSPLTAKGIQDAKKAGQHLKKIQFAGVYHSDTTRTQRTCEQILAANQFSTPQPCTSMNFREQGYGYFEGNDSGQTWLIAGARHEASTYQELISNYSIEDSRDFLKEVDPFQLAENNEEFWQRLNGGFDLLRKNQTDGDQVLVVSHGTTIRSIVHHFAPEIDIISQGPVNGSVTKLIIDPNQVKVVYYNHYLDDQPY; this comes from the coding sequence ATGTCATTTACAGTTTATTTCGTCCGTCACGGTCAGACAATGTTCAACTATTTTCAGCGGATGCAAGGGTGGAGTGATTCGCCCTTAACCGCTAAGGGAATTCAGGATGCAAAAAAAGCTGGACAGCACTTGAAAAAAATTCAATTTGCTGGTGTATACCATAGTGATACTACCCGAACTCAGCGGACCTGTGAACAAATTTTAGCTGCTAATCAATTTTCAACACCCCAGCCGTGTACCTCCATGAACTTTCGTGAACAAGGATATGGTTACTTTGAAGGAAATGATTCTGGTCAAACATGGCTAATTGCTGGTGCACGCCATGAGGCATCCACCTACCAAGAACTAATTTCAAATTATTCGATTGAAGATTCCCGCGATTTTTTGAAAGAAGTCGATCCTTTTCAATTAGCTGAAAACAACGAAGAATTCTGGCAGCGACTAAATGGCGGTTTTGATTTATTACGAAAAAATCAAACTGACGGTGATCAAGTTTTGGTTGTTAGCCATGGTACCACGATTCGCAGTATCGTTCATCATTTTGCCCCAGAGATCGATATTATTTCTCAAGGGCCAGTTAATGGATCGGTAACTAAATTAATTATTGACCCTAATCAGGTTAAAGTTGTCTATTATAATCATTATTTAGATGACCAACCTTATTAA